One window of the Paenibacillus beijingensis genome contains the following:
- a CDS encoding ABC transporter substrate-binding protein, with protein MIRSFQTVRPAALLSIALSAGLLFGCSQASETAGTSNGSSANTAASGSASAGKTVTFWHDKTGVAGEAITAAANAFQADHPEIKLNVVYVADLTVGGGQKLLSAVAGGTAPDAVFFDRFQIASWADQGALVDVTDRVSADKLDKNRFYPAAWNEVVYKDRVYGLPVSTDGRVLYYNKDHFKEAGLDPEKPPATIKELEEDAAKLTVKDGGTYKRFGLIPWSTQGNFYTWGWVFGGDFYNTETGEVTANNPKNVEALQWLQQFANKYDISAMQSLSDASKVNPFAAGVTSMVIGNNLTSAQIRDANPKLDFGVTAIPTPSGQNNVTWSGGYSVVIPKGAKNPDGAWELLKYFTGDKAQEELAKAYLSVVHSVNEKVFKDDPINTRILSVLNDARWRPVIPQGQLLWNELQSAMDLAVNNKGNPQELLDGVTDKVNAALKGS; from the coding sequence ATGATTCGTTCCTTCCAAACCGTTCGTCCGGCAGCTTTATTGTCGATTGCTCTCAGCGCAGGCTTGTTGTTCGGGTGTTCTCAAGCATCGGAAACGGCCGGCACATCAAACGGCTCTTCCGCTAATACCGCCGCTTCGGGCAGTGCGAGTGCGGGCAAAACGGTCACCTTCTGGCACGATAAAACCGGCGTTGCCGGCGAAGCGATCACAGCGGCTGCGAATGCCTTTCAGGCCGACCATCCGGAAATAAAGCTGAATGTTGTTTATGTAGCGGATTTGACCGTCGGCGGCGGACAAAAGCTGCTCTCCGCTGTCGCGGGCGGTACGGCGCCGGACGCCGTGTTCTTCGACCGTTTCCAGATTGCATCCTGGGCCGACCAGGGCGCTCTGGTGGACGTGACGGACCGGGTCAGCGCGGACAAACTGGACAAGAACCGCTTCTATCCGGCTGCCTGGAACGAGGTTGTGTATAAGGATCGCGTTTACGGACTGCCGGTGTCGACCGATGGAAGAGTGCTCTATTACAACAAGGACCACTTCAAGGAAGCCGGTCTCGATCCGGAGAAACCGCCGGCAACGATCAAGGAGCTGGAAGAGGATGCAGCCAAGCTGACCGTCAAGGACGGCGGCACCTACAAGCGTTTCGGCTTGATCCCTTGGTCGACTCAGGGCAACTTCTATACGTGGGGCTGGGTGTTCGGCGGCGATTTCTACAACACGGAGACCGGCGAGGTGACCGCGAATAATCCGAAAAATGTGGAGGCTCTGCAATGGCTGCAACAGTTTGCCAACAAATACGATATCAGCGCGATGCAGTCGCTTTCGGATGCTTCGAAGGTAAATCCGTTTGCGGCGGGCGTCACGAGCATGGTCATCGGGAACAACCTGACTTCCGCCCAGATTAGAGACGCCAATCCGAAGTTGGATTTCGGCGTGACTGCGATCCCGACGCCATCGGGCCAAAACAACGTCACCTGGTCCGGAGGCTATAGCGTCGTCATTCCGAAAGGCGCCAAAAATCCGGACGGAGCATGGGAGCTGCTCAAATATTTCACCGGGGACAAAGCGCAGGAGGAGCTGGCCAAGGCCTATCTTTCCGTCGTGCATTCCGTGAACGAGAAAGTATTCAAGGATGATCCGATCAATACCCGCATCCTATCGGTACTTAATGACGCTCGCTGGCGTCCGGTTATTCCGCAGGGGCAGCTGCTGTGGAACGAGCTGCAAAGCGCGATGGATCTGGCTGTCAACAACAAAGGCAACCCACAGGAGCTGCTCGACGGCGTCACCGATAAAGTGAACGCCGCTCTGAAAGGATCCTAA
- a CDS encoding sensor domain-containing diguanylate cyclase — translation MIRLIRKKHGYKLSHILTFIVLFSMFIMLIVTTITGYHAIKNSLTAQILFSNKMQAKEMGRTVQSLLLSMKENMNIAAQFFSYNQYSEEELQRQLDFFRGTTYLFNSAAVVDSRGTVVSASPGGLGMKGCELYSTASRQALELQKPLISEPFVSITKQYTVLVSHPLTDANGKYKGYIGGAVYLQQANIFQKILGEQGRDGNDGSYFFVVDASGRLMFHADRTRIAEDVSANAVVRNLMNGESGSLSVVNSQGKRYLAGYVPIPETGWGIVYQTPQQNVTSATMKLTEKMSLYAAPFLIVLIVLSLWVASKLSAPLHRLANAASSLHVNDEALKGIRRHRHWNYEVNRLNKTIAAAFNDMKKKTEQLLQESRTDPLTGLVNRRTMDSITRMWIERDIPFSIIMLDIDYFKAVNDTCGHQVGDQVLQYLARVLQSEKRSSDVACRYGGEEFMLLLPNMAEEAAYLAAERIRVRIEADISPTGRPITLSLGVSSYPHMADSLEALFETADKALYAAKQQGRNRTVVYGDK, via the coding sequence ATGATCAGGCTCATTCGGAAAAAACACGGCTATAAACTTTCACATATTCTTACGTTTATTGTATTGTTTTCGATGTTTATTATGTTGATCGTGACGACCATTACAGGATATCATGCGATTAAAAATTCGCTTACCGCCCAGATTCTGTTTTCGAACAAGATGCAGGCGAAGGAAATGGGCAGAACCGTTCAATCGCTGCTGTTGTCCATGAAAGAAAATATGAATATCGCGGCTCAATTTTTTTCATATAACCAATATTCGGAAGAAGAACTCCAGAGGCAGCTGGACTTTTTTAGAGGGACCACGTATTTGTTCAATTCGGCGGCTGTCGTCGACAGCCGCGGGACCGTTGTCTCGGCATCGCCGGGCGGATTGGGGATGAAAGGATGCGAGCTGTATTCTACGGCTTCGAGACAAGCGCTGGAGCTGCAAAAACCGCTTATATCGGAACCTTTTGTCTCAATCACGAAACAGTATACCGTGCTTGTCAGTCATCCTTTAACGGACGCGAACGGAAAATATAAAGGCTATATCGGGGGAGCCGTTTATTTGCAGCAGGCCAATATCTTTCAAAAAATTTTGGGGGAGCAGGGGAGGGACGGTAATGACGGCTCCTACTTTTTCGTCGTCGATGCATCCGGCCGTTTAATGTTCCATGCGGACCGAACCCGGATCGCGGAAGATGTGAGTGCGAATGCCGTCGTCCGGAACTTGATGAACGGAGAAAGCGGATCGCTGTCCGTCGTAAACAGCCAAGGAAAACGGTACCTCGCCGGCTATGTGCCGATACCGGAAACCGGCTGGGGAATCGTGTACCAAACCCCGCAGCAAAATGTCACATCCGCAACGATGAAATTAACTGAAAAAATGTCTCTCTATGCGGCTCCCTTCCTGATTGTGCTGATCGTGCTGTCATTATGGGTGGCGAGCAAGCTGTCGGCTCCATTGCATCGTCTGGCCAACGCCGCGTCGAGCCTGCACGTCAACGACGAAGCGCTCAAGGGGATACGGCGGCACCGGCACTGGAACTATGAAGTGAACCGGCTCAACAAAACGATTGCCGCAGCTTTCAACGATATGAAAAAGAAGACCGAGCAGCTGCTGCAGGAATCCCGGACCGATCCTCTTACCGGACTTGTTAACCGGAGAACGATGGATTCGATCACCCGTATGTGGATCGAACGCGACATCCCTTTTTCCATCATAATGCTCGATATCGACTATTTCAAAGCGGTCAACGATACGTGCGGCCATCAAGTGGGAGATCAGGTGCTGCAATATTTGGCACGTGTGCTGCAAAGCGAAAAGCGCTCCAGTGACGTCGCATGCAGATACGGAGGCGAGGAATTCATGCTCCTGCTCCCGAACATGGCGGAGGAGGCGGCGTATTTGGCGGCAGAACGGATTAGGGTCCGGATCGAAGCGGATATAAGCCCGACCGGCCGGCCGATCACCTTATCGCTGGGCGTATCCTCCTATCCGCATATGGCGGATAGTTTAGAGGCCCTATTCGAAACGGCGGACAAAGCGCTGTATGCGGCGAAACAGCAGGGCCGCAACCGAACCGTCGTGTACGGGGACAAGTAA
- a CDS encoding carbohydrate ABC transporter permease, with protein MTIQKTAQLRTFLVHLILLLTAAGFAAPLVWMLLTSLKDNSQLFASPPQWLPSPVHLQNYAEAFSRISLPRLLSNTLIVSLFSALGMLLTAPLAAYSLAKLEWKGRSLIFAVTIGVMMVPGQVTMIPEFILFYKLGLVGTLIPLIVKPALGVPVYIFMLRQFFLGLPSELQQAARIDGASEGYIYWSIMLRLAMPAVLATGLFQIMASWNDFLGPLLYLNDPAQYTLSLGLQQFQNEISTEWNLLMAAAFLMILPILILFFFLQRTFIQGITFTGIKG; from the coding sequence ATGACCATCCAAAAAACGGCGCAGCTTCGTACATTTCTCGTCCATCTGATCCTGCTGCTCACGGCGGCCGGTTTTGCCGCTCCGCTGGTCTGGATGCTGCTCACGTCGCTGAAGGATAATTCGCAGTTGTTCGCGAGTCCGCCCCAGTGGCTTCCGAGCCCCGTGCACTTGCAGAACTATGCGGAGGCATTTTCCCGTATTTCACTGCCCCGGCTGCTGTCCAATACGCTGATTGTCAGCTTGTTCAGTGCGCTCGGCATGCTGCTCACCGCCCCGCTGGCCGCTTACAGCCTGGCCAAGCTGGAGTGGAAAGGACGCAGCCTGATCTTCGCCGTTACAATCGGCGTCATGATGGTTCCCGGGCAGGTCACGATGATTCCGGAATTCATTCTGTTCTACAAGCTGGGACTGGTCGGCACGCTGATTCCGCTCATCGTCAAGCCGGCGCTGGGAGTACCCGTTTATATTTTCATGCTGAGGCAGTTCTTCCTGGGGCTCCCTTCGGAGCTTCAGCAGGCGGCCCGGATCGATGGAGCAAGCGAGGGATACATTTACTGGAGTATTATGCTCCGGCTTGCGATGCCGGCTGTTCTGGCAACGGGACTCTTTCAAATCATGGCCAGTTGGAACGATTTCCTCGGTCCGCTGCTGTACTTGAACGATCCCGCTCAATATACGCTGTCTCTGGGACTGCAGCAGTTCCAGAATGAAATCAGTACGGAGTGGAACCTGCTGATGGCGGCGGCTTTCCTGATGATACTGCCCATTCTGATCCTGTTCTTTTTTCTGCAAAGAACGTTTATACAAGGGATTACGTTTACCGGAATCAAAGGCTAG
- a CDS encoding carbohydrate ABC transporter permease, whose translation MSNIYSGTDMGMAGRTRTGTGKRSIRQALRKNRTGWLFVTPWLLGLLLFYVYPLVSSIILSFTSYSILKAGSFVGLQNYRNLMGDGVFWASIYNTLYFALLYVPLSLICSLALALLLNTGRRGIGFYRTLFFLPTLVPLVAKAAIWIWLLNPQFGLVNQALAAIGINGPPWLGSDSWSKPTLVLMSLWAIGQTVMIFVAGLQDISRDYYDAAAVDGARRHQTLWRITLPLLTPVLFYNLIMGIIGSFQVFALPYSLTGGSGAPAGSLMFYVMYVYQNAFLYLKMGYASAMAWILFALIALLTAVIFASSKKWVHYQGN comes from the coding sequence ATGAGCAACATCTATTCGGGTACGGACATGGGAATGGCAGGCCGTACCCGAACGGGGACGGGAAAGAGATCCATCCGGCAAGCGCTGCGGAAAAACAGGACCGGGTGGCTGTTTGTCACGCCGTGGCTGCTCGGTCTGCTGCTCTTCTATGTCTATCCGCTTGTCAGCTCCATCATTCTCAGCTTTACGTCCTACAGCATTCTAAAGGCCGGCAGCTTCGTCGGTCTTCAAAATTACCGCAATCTGATGGGAGACGGCGTGTTCTGGGCTTCGATCTATAATACGCTCTATTTTGCGCTGCTGTATGTTCCGCTCAGCTTGATCTGCAGCCTCGCTCTTGCTCTGCTGTTAAACACGGGGCGCAGAGGCATCGGCTTTTACCGGACGCTCTTTTTCCTGCCGACGCTCGTTCCTTTGGTCGCGAAAGCGGCGATCTGGATATGGCTGCTCAATCCCCAGTTCGGTCTGGTTAATCAGGCGCTTGCCGCGATCGGGATTAACGGGCCGCCGTGGCTGGGCAGCGACAGCTGGTCCAAGCCTACGCTTGTCCTGATGTCCTTATGGGCCATCGGGCAGACGGTGATGATCTTTGTCGCCGGCCTTCAGGACATTTCCCGGGACTATTACGATGCCGCAGCCGTGGATGGTGCGCGCCGGCATCAGACGCTTTGGCGCATTACGCTGCCGCTGCTGACACCGGTTCTGTTTTACAATCTGATCATGGGCATCATCGGGTCGTTTCAGGTGTTCGCGCTGCCGTACTCGCTAACGGGCGGAAGCGGCGCGCCGGCCGGTTCGCTCATGTTCTATGTCATGTATGTCTACCAGAATGCGTTCCTGTATTTGAAAATGGGCTACGCTTCCGCAATGGCCTGGATTTTGTTTGCCCTCATCGCCTTGCTGACGGCCGTCATCTTCGCTTCATCGAAAAAATGGGTTCACTATCAAGGGAACTAA
- a CDS encoding DUF2087 domain-containing protein — MDLSELFWNAHLDTLKQGWELSGGQYVCLVCGEAFEDGAVYPHGERLYEARKAVQLHQADRHGSMLHYLLGLDKKATGLTDLQRDLLRSFAAGETDAEIVRRAGSGSASTIRNHRFALKEKAKQAKLFLAIMELMDEGASAGPKFVPVHRTATQVDERYAITEDEYAALLAKYMPDGPEGPLTGFPRKEKRKVALLRHISTFFEQGRTYKEKEVNEVLKRFLADDYVTLRRYLIEYGYLDRKDDGSAYWVKL; from the coding sequence ATGGACTTATCTGAACTGTTTTGGAACGCGCATCTGGACACGCTGAAGCAAGGGTGGGAGCTCAGCGGCGGACAATACGTATGTCTCGTATGCGGCGAAGCTTTCGAGGACGGTGCCGTTTACCCGCACGGGGAACGGCTGTATGAGGCTCGCAAAGCGGTACAATTGCATCAGGCCGACCGGCACGGGTCGATGCTTCATTATTTGCTCGGTCTCGATAAAAAAGCGACCGGCCTGACGGACCTGCAGCGCGACCTGCTGCGTTCGTTCGCCGCCGGGGAAACCGATGCGGAAATTGTCCGGCGCGCCGGATCGGGCAGCGCCTCGACGATCCGCAATCACCGCTTTGCGCTCAAGGAAAAAGCGAAGCAGGCGAAGCTCTTTTTGGCCATTATGGAGCTGATGGACGAGGGTGCGTCCGCAGGACCGAAGTTCGTCCCGGTTCACCGGACGGCGACGCAGGTTGACGAGCGTTACGCGATTACCGAGGACGAGTATGCAGCGTTGCTGGCCAAATATATGCCGGACGGCCCGGAGGGACCGCTCACCGGCTTCCCCCGCAAGGAAAAGCGGAAGGTGGCGCTGCTGCGTCATATTTCGACTTTTTTCGAGCAGGGTCGCACGTATAAGGAGAAAGAGGTTAACGAGGTGCTGAAGCGCTTTTTGGCGGACGATTACGTGACGCTGCGCAGGTACTTGATCGAATACGGATATTTGGACCGCAAGGACGACGGCAGCGCGTATTGGGTGAAGCTGTAG